The sequence below is a genomic window from Nostoc flagelliforme CCNUN1.
CCTAACATAACAGTTTTAATGTTAATGGCAGATAGGGGAACAGACAAAGTAGGAAAAATAATCTACATTTTCCGAATTTCAATGATTGTATCAATAATCCTTTTTTTGGGTTTGAGCAGTGCATGGGGTCGCCGACTTAAATCAATAGGGAGTCGTGAGTGTAAGGCGAATGGTCGAGTTGTTAATGGAGGAGATCGTTTTTTGGCAGCAGGTAGTCAACTGTGCCCAGGAGATCGTATTAACCCAGTTAATGGACGCACAGTCAGTGCTTTGTGTTATTTAAACGGAAAACTTTTAGATTTCAAGCAGAGTAAGATTTTCGATGCCTCTGACGAATGTTCATTGCCTCAGAAAAAAGCAAAGCTATGCACAGGACTGAACCCTAGCGGTTGCAATAATACTAAGAGTCCGCATGAGGATCAGGATATACCAACATTAATTAGTCCCTATGGCAGTTCCATGTTGAGTAGTCGGCCTAAAATATCTTGGTATGCGGTCTCTAATGCTATTAGCTATACAGTAATTGTGAGTAGCTACGAATTTTATTGGGAAAAAACAGTAGATAAAACTGTTACTACCCTGCCTTACCCCAAGGAACAAAAAGAGTTAAAACTTGGTAATACGTATAATTTCACTGTAATTGC
It includes:
- a CDS encoding tetratricopeptide repeat protein: MLMADRGTDKVGKIIYIFRISMIVSIILFLGLSSAWGRRLKSIGSRECKANGRVVNGGDRFLAAGSQLCPGDRINPVNGRTVSALCYLNGKLLDFKQSKIFDASDECSLPQKKAKLCTGLNPSGCNNTKSPHEDQDIPTLISPYGSSMLSSRPKISWYAVSNAISYTVIVSSYEFYWEKTVDKTVTTLPYPKEQKELKLGNTYNFTVIANKDKSLASSEPLVIIVLPEKEQNEIKRRVQHINELNLPPDEAAIFDLHAIYMSRNLLNEAIEALEARVAAGSQNPTLYRVLADRYLEAWLPNEALRNYNVANELAKRSRNLDELAKVQQGLNLVESYNHPPTRINPAQK